tgctccggagtgatagtacagaaaacatgacgaatatagtaaatctgtaaatgataaaaaCATAACACTTAggaaatattcaatttcatttcaaaacactatatgaatcgagtctttattcataagtgtctcccactagtttatctaattttttcagccccttaagtgaaaattaagcattgataatgctagtgggaatagggatcctacattccataacataacctcggctgtggcacgaaacgtcatgtgatgttcaataggcaggcAACTCTTGttaattacatcttatgttattccctaatataactttagcctcttgaataattgagtcacggcttgtggcacgacaaactcaatattctaagtcaagtctaacccaatatttcgtacaattggatcagtctccaacggcccacggcccacggctgtagcatactagattttctagagcacgccttatattgatttaagttcacctaaatctatcatcgcatggtaaacataggcatatatctcatatataaaattaaataaacaagtaaatgtaaagtgcaataaattaaatgtgtttggttatggccccatcctatgtgatctttatcaagctcatgataaagatcaaggtcaatctaatatggtgatgaaaataaatacaactacttattacataagtcttcttctttgtttagacttcttatatgcctcgtcttcttctttgtatcatctccattggatagccttcttgagtcttcaattacattacatgattgaaagtaaaactaatctaataaacttacaagaataactcgagttacattcgagatttatgattacaaagattgacgacatgcaagtcgtatttaaaaccaaaaccaaaaccattacactaaggtcgaaaggccataaccatccaccatgctcatacaacacataaaagcatgttaaaatacataatctgatcttaacatatcatattatccatgatctaatcataaaagaaaaatatgacaaaaatcaaaaaaatcagaattaaatcagaaaaacaagaatcactgtttacgggcagtaaacgacgtcaaacacATTACAGACGAGTCgctgatagcttttgctatcagttttgttcaaacgctcgtttacctatggaatagggtatttgtttgcgtaaatcggataccagacccagatttcagcaaatctgcagcagccaattcagaatccgtatctaatatgattctcataattagaacaaacataaatcatgtatatatcagtatatatacagattacataatcatctaatgattatacaactcacatgaatatcatatattcaaaaccatacatatataagcatattatatcaacatcaaatcatggcgaatcacgtacatgctcatatatcgaaaacagttaaacacataaatgagttaaaaacttttcgcaagtagctctgatgccattgaagggtttttagcacataaacgcaatgaaaacgtaaatttaaatcttaaaaaaaatgaaaccctccgcaggatccatgcgaaaaataatatttaattcgtagttcagtatgtttaccttaagaagctttacgttaatggaaatatggaggtctttaatagcgatccaagaacgagcggagatccttagcagctgctcctcaagtgtgaaacactccaccggtaaCCACCTAGAAAACGATGTAATGatggaggaggtggagagaattagggttttgtaaatctttttggttgaggcaaaaatagggtctataatagtatatttatcggcaaaattttcagctgaaaattttcccataaaatattattattattaaccctttattattctcactaataattaaaacaccttttaattattaatcctttttctaaactctttagaaataattctctcacttgatttaatttccaaaaattaaattcttaattaataatattaagaacattttcttaattaatttataatcaattaaatctcatttaatcaattattaaatttgccaattaattatttatttcataaataaataattatcaaccattattaattaattcctccaccattaaatcattctattttatggtgtgaccctgtaggttcaatattaagccggtagtagaaataaataataataaaactattttatcagtatttatataaattcactaatttattaaatatgattaattaattaatcatatttattctacatagtgagggatacttctcagcatatcgcgactatccggataatacgaattcactgcttagaataccaagaacctattcagtgagtagttaccgtatatataattccttctatcctgcaatgtcacgattaaatacaaggcatggaacttgtgccaagcctatcttatttaatcacttgctttcccattcactatgcttagttctatttaatgtaaattagaaactcctttctaatttcattcactctggccagagattcctgaactaatataagtggatcagcattgaacattctcttcctatactggaaggggtagatcatttattgatcatacactatcttcgtgtaaaaattcttatacccagtagagcccttataattgtcccttaagactaagaactaaaccaaagcatagttcagtgtacacaagatgactatgatgatctcaagtctaaggatacttgtacaactatcactatgtgaacaactgctgacacgtgagtgcactccatcagttgttcagctgtgtgagtcatgttcattgaacttattctataataagcacctacatactagctatgaGGGTCCTAGTGGACAATGAAGCTTCCGTGGATATTCTTTTCCATGACACTTTCATAAGAATGGGCTATAATGATTTTAAACTAACTCCATCTATTGCACCTATCTACGGGTTTAACCATGTGGAATGCAAAGTCGAAGGAGAAATACAACTTCTCGTAACTATCGAGGAAGAACCCAGGGAGGCCACGCAGATGTTGAACTTTCAGGTTGTTAAGTCCGCCTCAACTTACAATACTATCATGGGTAGAAAAGGGATCCAAGCATTTAAGTTTGTGCCCTCAACCTACCACATGGTACTGAAGTTCCTAACTAGAAATGGTGTTGGAGAAGCGAAAAGAGATCAGAAAATGGCCCGCAGTTGCTCTGTTGTAGCACTTAGGCCCGATGGAACCGGGGGGCAGGTCCTCCCCATAAAAGACATGCATGTCCGTAAGAAAGATGAACTGCGAGGGAAGCCAACAGAGGACTTGGTCCCAATTCCCCTGGACAAGCCCTTGAAAGGACAATTGATAACTTTTCTACAAAAGAACAGTGATGTGTTTTCTTGGACAACAACTGATATGCCTTGGATTGAACCGGACCTTATAACTCATAGATTAAATATCGATACGACTCGGAAAGATgtaaagaagaagaagagaacttatgcccTTGATAGGGTGGAAGCCATTAAACAGGAGGCCGAGAAGCTTCTAGAAGCTGGATTCATTGAGGAAGTGCAATTCCCTGAATGGTTGGCCAACCCCGTAATTGTTAAGAAGGCCAAtagaaagtggaggatgtgcattGACTTCACTGACTTGAATGATACTTGTCCCAAGGACTGCTACCCCCTGCCAAGGCTTGATACCCTGATCGACGCCACTACTGGACACAAGATTCTAAGCTTTATGGATGGCTTCAGTGGTTACAATTAGAttaaaatgcataaggatgacacccccaaggtatctttcataactAACTTTGGTGTCTTTTGTTACCTTattatggcttttggacttaagaatgtAGGAGCTACTTACCAAATGTTGGTAAATAAGTTATTTAACCATCTAATATggaagaccatggaggtctatgttgatgacatgttagttaAAATTCTAAGCAAGGCCGATCATATTAGCCACCTCAAAGAGGCATTTGAAGTGCTGAGGCACCACAAAATTATGTTGAACCCCATCAAGTGTGCTTTTGGTGTTGGGTCTGGAAATATTTTGGGTTACATGGTCTCTAAGAGTGGAATAGAGGCCAACCCTGACAAGATTAAAGCAATCATGAACATGGAGCCACAACACTCATTAAGGACGTTCAGAAGCTGACAGGGAGAATTACAGCTCTAGGGAtgttcatctccaagtctggagataaatgcctgccctttttcaaaatccttaagaaggtgaagaattttgaatggaagactgagagccaagaggcctttgaacaGCTAAAGAAGTACATGACTGAAGCCTATTGCTGGCCAAACCAAGTCCTGAAGACACCCTTTATCTGTACCTGGCGGTATCTGAACAAGCTCTGAGTGCAGTCCTCGTGAAGGAAGAACATACACTCCAGAAGCATGTATGCTATGTAAGAAAGGTGCTCCATGGAGCAGAGTTGAATTACTCCACCACAGAGAAGTTCGCGCTTGCTCCCATTACAGCTTCGAGGAAGCTAAGACCATAGTTCTAGGCTCACAAGATTGAAGTCATGACGGACCAACCCTTGAGAAACATTCTTCATAGCCCGAA
This genomic interval from Apium graveolens cultivar Ventura chromosome 8, ASM990537v1, whole genome shotgun sequence contains the following:
- the LOC141679596 gene encoding uncharacterized protein LOC141679596, which encodes MRVLVDNEASVDILFHDTFIRMGYNDFKLTPSIAPIYGFNHVECKVEGEIQLLVTIEEEPREATQMLNFQVVKSASTYNTIMGRKGIQAFKFVPSTYHMVLKFLTRNGVGEAKRDQKMARSCSVVALRPDGTGGQVLPIKDMHVRKKDELRGKPTEDLVPIPLDKPLKGQLITFLQKNSDVFSWTTTDMPWIEPDLITHRLNIDTTRKDVKKKKRTYALDRVEAIKQEAEKLLEAGFIEEVQFPEWLANPVIVKKANRKWRMCIDFTDLNDTCPKDCYPLPRLDTLIDATTGHKILSFMDGFSGYN